One Williamwhitmania taraxaci genomic region harbors:
- a CDS encoding NAD(P)H-binding protein, which yields MTTADKTAILFGATGLVGSELLGMLEQDSTYSKIKVFGRSKPKFTSEKVEVFIGDLRNPERLLDNLTGHDLFICLGTTIKVAGSKKEFRRIDLELPAKVAAMAQANGVETAIVVSSLGANATSNNFYLHTKGEMEQKITALAFEKVAIMRPSLLLGNRSEFRLGEVISRNAFKVFGFLFSGKLKRYRPVQATAVAAAMHKAANNSHTGVVIVESEMI from the coding sequence ATGACTACTGCAGATAAAACAGCAATCCTTTTTGGTGCCACCGGATTAGTTGGCTCCGAACTTCTAGGAATGCTCGAACAAGATTCAACATACTCTAAGATAAAGGTTTTTGGTCGTTCAAAACCGAAATTTACCTCCGAAAAGGTAGAGGTTTTTATTGGCGACCTTCGCAATCCTGAGCGACTTTTGGATAATTTAACCGGTCATGATCTGTTCATTTGCCTTGGCACCACCATAAAGGTTGCGGGAAGCAAGAAAGAGTTCCGCCGTATTGACTTGGAATTACCTGCCAAAGTAGCAGCAATGGCACAAGCCAATGGGGTTGAAACTGCCATTGTAGTCTCTTCGCTTGGCGCAAATGCTACATCGAATAATTTTTATCTGCACACTAAGGGGGAAATGGAGCAGAAAATTACTGCACTCGCCTTCGAAAAGGTGGCAATCATGCGGCCCTCCCTCCTACTTGGAAACCGTTCAGAGTTCCGTTTAGGTGAAGTAATTAGTAGGAATGCCTTTAAAGTTTTTGGGTTTCTGTTCTCGGGCAAGCTAAAGCGCTACCGTCCGGTGCAAGCCACTGCTGTTGCTGCCGCAATGCATAAGGCAGCAAACAATTCCCATACGGGTGTGGTGATTGTGGAGTCGGAAATGATATAA
- a CDS encoding Crp/Fnr family transcriptional regulator, with protein sequence MKTITESDQEFCCDIKAPCFSTLTAGEVDLVKTSRTQVVFRKGENLIKQGAYASYILFVSSGLVKQYVEGDGNHNFNIRLQKAGDFVGLSTIFNRATFNYSVQALRETVVYLIEKEVIANVMKQNGEFAFQIGGRSGMQENDLYDILQNLIYKQMHGKLADVLLYLSSEQFTDEELFPLLSRKDIADFAGISTESAVKLLKSFARDGIIALEEKNITILNRNLLLDISKRG encoded by the coding sequence ATGAAAACCATAACAGAATCGGATCAAGAATTTTGCTGCGACATTAAGGCACCGTGCTTCAGCACTCTAACTGCCGGCGAGGTCGATTTGGTGAAGACCAGCCGTACCCAAGTGGTGTTTCGCAAAGGAGAAAATCTCATTAAGCAGGGTGCCTACGCCTCCTACATACTGTTTGTAAGCTCCGGCTTGGTGAAGCAATACGTAGAGGGCGATGGCAACCACAACTTTAACATCCGGCTGCAAAAGGCAGGCGACTTTGTAGGCCTCTCCACGATATTCAACCGCGCCACCTTCAACTATTCGGTACAGGCCCTGCGCGAAACGGTAGTTTACCTTATCGAGAAAGAGGTTATTGCCAACGTTATGAAGCAGAATGGCGAGTTTGCCTTTCAAATTGGGGGCCGAAGTGGTATGCAGGAGAACGATCTTTACGACATCCTACAAAATCTGATATACAAGCAGATGCACGGCAAGCTGGCCGATGTGCTGCTCTACCTCAGCTCCGAACAATTTACCGACGAGGAACTCTTCCCTCTGCTATCGCGCAAGGACATTGCCGACTTTGCCGGAATATCTACCGAGAGTGCCGTAAAGCTGCTTAAGAGTTTTGCCCGCGATGGCATCATTGCGCTAGAGGAGAAGAATATCACCATTCTGAACCGCAATCTACTTTTGGATATTAGTAAGCGAGGATAG
- a CDS encoding HD domain-containing protein — MVKDLFYASAKKYGATPETVNFYWGEVVRDYSAEGRHYHTIDHLEDMVVLLDEFRSWVRRWDILLMAVIYHDLSYDPAASNNEEQSAQLADLHLSGLDYSPAEMKLCRKHILATKTHQEADYSDTNLLLDADMAILGSDWNRYRNYSNSVRREYAIYTDDQYACGRKAVLQMFLMQPRIFHTEPFFNRFEEQARLNLGRELMSLEA, encoded by the coding sequence ATGGTTAAGGATCTGTTTTATGCTTCGGCCAAAAAGTATGGTGCCACCCCCGAAACGGTAAATTTCTACTGGGGCGAGGTGGTGCGCGACTATTCGGCCGAGGGACGCCACTACCACACTATCGATCATTTGGAAGATATGGTGGTTTTGCTCGATGAGTTTCGATCGTGGGTGCGCAGGTGGGATATCCTGCTCATGGCTGTAATTTACCACGATCTCTCCTACGATCCTGCTGCCTCCAACAACGAGGAGCAGAGCGCTCAGCTGGCCGATCTTCACCTGTCGGGGCTCGATTATTCCCCTGCCGAGATGAAGCTTTGCCGCAAGCATATCTTAGCCACCAAAACGCATCAAGAAGCCGATTATTCCGATACCAATCTGTTGCTCGATGCCGATATGGCTATTCTTGGATCGGATTGGAATCGATACCGGAATTACTCGAACAGCGTAAGGCGGGAGTATGCCATCTACACCGACGATCAGTATGCCTGTGGGCGAAAGGCGGTGTTGCAGATGTTTCTTATGCAGCCGCGCATATTTCACACCGAGCCATTCTTCAACCGGTTCGAGGAGCAGGCAAGGCTAAACCTAGGCCGCGAGCTAATGTCGCTCGAGGCATAG
- a CDS encoding nitroreductase family protein has protein sequence MASFIQLVKQRRSVRAYTDQPIEQDKLMQCLVAAQLAPSACNAQPWRFVVVDNPLLRNKMADAAVSGVLGMNKFAPQAVVIVAVVMEPANVTSKLGGLIKKKDFPLIDVGIAAEHFCLQAAELGIGTCMLGWFDEKKVRALLEIPKNRRIPLLITMGYPKSEEDREKFRKPIEAISGWNKY, from the coding sequence ATGGCATCCTTTATCCAACTAGTAAAGCAACGCCGCAGCGTTAGAGCGTATACCGACCAACCCATCGAACAAGATAAGCTAATGCAATGCCTGGTAGCAGCGCAGCTGGCGCCATCGGCATGCAACGCACAGCCATGGCGCTTTGTGGTGGTTGATAATCCATTGCTGCGGAATAAGATGGCCGATGCTGCGGTAAGCGGAGTGCTGGGCATGAATAAGTTTGCACCGCAAGCCGTGGTAATTGTAGCCGTGGTAATGGAGCCCGCTAACGTTACCTCTAAGCTGGGTGGCTTAATCAAGAAGAAGGACTTCCCGCTCATCGACGTGGGTATTGCTGCGGAGCACTTCTGTCTTCAGGCAGCGGAGCTGGGCATTGGCACCTGCATGCTGGGGTGGTTCGACGAGAAAAAGGTGAGAGCACTACTCGAAATACCTAAGAATAGGCGCATACCGCTACTCATTACCATGGGATATCCCAAGAGTGAAGAAGATCGCGAGAAGTTCCGCAAGCCAATTGAAGCGATTAGTGGGTGGAATAAGTATTAA